One Microcebus murinus isolate Inina chromosome 9, M.murinus_Inina_mat1.0, whole genome shotgun sequence DNA window includes the following coding sequences:
- the PON1 gene encoding serum paraoxonase/arylesterase 1, whose protein sequence is MAKLLVLTVLGIGLALFRDHRSSYKTRFNAFREVKPVELPNCNLVKGIERGSEDLEILTNGLAFISSGLKYPGIKSFEPDKPGTILLMDLNEKHPTVLELEITGSNFDLASFNPHGISTFTDEDNVVYLLVVNHPDFKTTVELFKFQEEEKSLLHLKTIRHKLLPNVNDIVAVGPEHFYATNDHYFVHPYLRSWELYLGLSWSYVVYYTPNETRVVAEGFDFANGISVSPDGKYVYIAELLAHKIHVYEKHANWTLTPLKSLDFDTLVDNISVDPVTGDLWVGCHPNGMRIFYYDPENPPASEVLRIQNILTEEPKVTVVYADNGTVLQGSTVASVYKGKLLVGTVFQKALYCEL, encoded by the exons AACACGATTTAATGCTTTCCGAGAAGTAAAACCAGTGGAACTTCCTAACTGTAATTTAGTTAAAGGCATTG AACGTGGCTCTGAAGACTTGGAGATACTGACTAATGGACTGGCTTTCATTAGCTCT GGATTAAAATATCCTGGAATAAAGAGTTTTGAACCTGATAAGCCTGGAACAATACTTCTGATGGACTTGAATGAAAAACATCCAACAGTGTTGGAATTGGAGATCACTGGAAGTAACTTTGATTTagcttcatttaatcctcatgggATTAGCACATTTACAGATGAAG ATAATGTGGTGTACCTGCTGGTGGTGAACCATCCAGATTTCAAGACCACAGTAGAGTTGTTTAAatttcaagaagaagaaaaatcacttttgCATCTAAAAACCATCAGACACAAACTTCTGCCTAA TGTGAATGATATTGTCGCCGTGGGACCTGAGCACTTTTACGCCACAAACGATCACTATTTTGTCCACCCCTACTTACGCTCCTGGGAGTTATATTTGGGTTTATCGTGGTCGTATGTTGTTTACTATACTCCAAATGAAACTAGAGTGGTGGCAGAAGGATTTGATTTTGCTAATGGGATCAGCGTTTCGCCTGATGGCAA GTATGTCTATATAGCTGAATTGCTGGCTCATAAGATTCATGTGTATGAAAAGCATGCTAATTGGACTTTAACTCCATTGAAG TCCCTCGACTTTGACACTCTGGTGGATAACATATCCGTGGATCCAGTGACAGGGGACCTTTGGGTTGGATGCCATCCCAATGGCATGAGAATCTTCTATTACGACCCagagaatcctcctgcctctgag GTGCTTCGAATCCAGAATATTTTGACAGAAGAACCCAAGGTGACAGTGGTTTACGCAGACAACGGCACGGTGTTGCAAGGCAGCACGGTGGCCTCTGTGTACAAGGGGAAACTGCTGGTGGGCACTGTGTTCCAAAAGGCTCTTTACTGTGAGCTCTAA